A portion of the Carya illinoinensis cultivar Pawnee chromosome 11, C.illinoinensisPawnee_v1, whole genome shotgun sequence genome contains these proteins:
- the LOC122280671 gene encoding cytochrome P450 71A1-like: protein MALPLSFMQSWQELQKLPVNPLLYILLIIFSLLYVFRRIFRSGKANLPPSPPKLPLIGNLHQLGTLPHRSFQALSKKYGPVMLLQLGHAPTLVVSSPDMAREIMKTHDIVFSNRPRTTAANILLYGCTDIGFAPYGEYWRQAKKICVAELLSPKRVQSFQYVREEEVALLRNMLRVSCLRQTSVNLSEMFVATSINIISRCTLGQKFEGGDGKSKFGQLSRRLMVLLTTFCVGDFFPSLGWIDVLTGLIPNLKSTLKEIDDVLDLLVEEHQTITGDNYQKSNKKDFVDILQQLREDGSLEFELTLDNLKAILLDMFVGGSDTTSTILEWLMAELIKNPNIMKRAQEEVRRVVGNKLKIDENDINQMDYLKCIIKETFRLHAPLPFLVPRETSARVKFGNYDIPEKTKVFVNTWAIQRDPTVWERPEEFLPERFIDNAIDFKGQDFEFLPFGGGRRGCPGLTFGVAAIEYVIANILCWFDWRLSGANLSGKELDMGEVYGLTVSKKVPLHLVPTLHSPPSVH, encoded by the exons atggctctgcCATTATCGTTCATGCAATCATGGCAAGAACTACAAAAACTACCCGTCAATCCCCTCTTATATATTCTTTTGATCATCTTTTCACTTCTTTATGTTTTCAGACGAATATTTAGAAGTGGCAAAGCCAATTTACCACCATCGCCGCCCAAGCTTCCACTCATAGGCAACCTTCATCAGCTTGGCACACTCCCACATCGCTCTTTTCAAGCCCTTTCCAAGAAATATGGCCCTGTAATGCTCTTGCAATTGGGTCATGCTCCAACACTTGTGGTTTCATCTCCAGATATGGCAAGAGAAATCATGAAGACACATGATATCGTTTTCTCAAATCGGCCAAGAACCACAGCTGCTAACATCTTACTTTACGGTTGTACAGACATAGGTTTTGCGCCCTATGGTGAGTATTGGAGACAAGCTAAGAAAATTTGTGTTGCCGAACTTTTGAGTCCGAAAAGAGTGCAATCGTTCCAATATGTAAGGGAAGAAGAAGTTGCTTTATTAAGAAATATGTTACGTGTGTCGTGCCTCAGACAGACTTCTGTTAATCTTAGTGAGATGTTTGTTGCAACCTCAATCAACATAATCTCTCGATGTACTCTTGGACAGAAATTCGAAGGAGGAGATGGTAAGAGCAAGTTTGGACAGTTATCAAGAAGGCTAATGGTGCTACTGACAACGTTTTGTGTGGGCgacttttttccttctttgggaTGGATTGATGTTCTTACCGGATTGATCCCAAATTTGAAATCCACTTTGAAAGAAATAGATGATGTTTTAGATCTACTAGTTGAAGAACACCAGACAATCACAGGTGATAACTATCAAAAATCGAATAAGaaagattttgtggatattcTTCAGCAACTTCGTGAGGATGGTAGTCTTGAATTTGAACTCACTCTTGACAACCTCAAAGCAATTCTATtg GACATGTTTGTTGGAGGAAGTGATACGACTTCAACAATTTTGGAATGGTTAATGGCGGAGCTCataaaaaatccaaacatcATGAAGAGAGCACAAGAAGAGGTGAGAAGAGTGGTGGGTAACAAGCTGAAGATAGATGAGAATGACATCAACCAAATGGATTACTTGAAATGCATCATAAAGGAGACTTTCAGACTGCATGCACCCCTTCCTTTTCTAGTACCTCGCGAAACATCAGCAAGGGTGAAGTTTGGCAATTATGATATTccagaaaaaacaaaagtattTGTTAATACATGGGCAATACAAAGGGACCCAACTGTATGGGAGAGGCCTGAAGAATTTCTCCCTGAGAGATTCATTGATAACGCAATTGATTTCAAAGGCCAAGACTTTGAATTTCTCCCATTTGGCGGGGGGAGAAGGGGATGTCCTGGACTGACATTTGGTGTTGCTGCAATTGAATATGTGATTGCCAACATATTATGCTGGTTTGACTGGAGGTTGTCAGGAGCCAATTTATCAGGAAAGGAGTTGGACATGGGAGAGGTTTACGGCCTCACTGTGTCCAAGAAAGTTCCTCTTCATCTAGTACCAACACTACACTCTCCTCCGTCCGTCCATTAA
- the LOC122280527 gene encoding phenylacetaldehyde oxime monooxygenase CYP71AN24-like, with protein sequence MAQLQWLQRMWQELHELPINSLLSLLFCLFSILFIFKLLRRGKPKYHLPPSPPKLPIIGNLHQFGSLPHRSLRVLSKKYGPVMLLELGHVNTLVVSSVDMARELMKTQDIDFANRPQNTAAKILLYGCTDIGFAHYGEYWRQAKKICVLELLSIKRVQSFQHIREEEVAVLGDKIRKACVTQTPVNVSEMLIEISDNIISRCTLGQKIAEEDGKMTFGQLSRQVMVQLMKFCLGDFFPYLAWVDVLTGFISSVEGTFKELDRFFDQVIEDHKTIMESGVVDQSNKKDFVDILLHLQRDGMLDFAFTKDNLKAILLDMFLGGADTTSTALEWIMAELIKNPKIMKKAQDEIRGIVGKKSHIDLDDISKMDYLKCVINESLRLHPPTTLLTPRETATTVKFGGYDIPPKTTVFVNTWAIQRDPAVWENPDEFIPERFKNSPFDFRGQDFEFHPFGGGRRKCPGLAFAAASLDFLIANLLCWFDWRLPGDNVKPEDLDMDEIYGLTVPKKHHLYAIPTLYSA encoded by the exons ATGGCTCAGCTACAATGGTTGCAACGAATGTGGCAAGAGCTTCACGAATTACCCATCAATTCCCTCTTGTCTCTACTTTTCTGCCTCTTCTCAATTCTCTTTATTTTCAAACTTCTTCGAAGAGGCAAGCCCAAATATCATTTACCCCCATCCCCACCAAAGCTACCAATCATTGGCAATCTTCACCAATTTGGCTCACTTCCACACCGATCTCTTCGGGTACTTTCTAAGAAGTATGGCCCTGTAATGCTCTTAGAGTTGGGCCATGTCAACACCCTCGTGGTGTCATCTGTAGATATGGCCAGAGAATTGATGAAGACGCAAGATATTGATTTCGCAAACCGGCCTCAGAACACAGCTGCCAAAATCTTGCTCTATGGTTGCACAGACATAGGGTTCGCGCACTATGGTGAGTATTGGAGGCAAGCTAAGAAAATCTGTGTCCTCGAACTTTTGAGCATCAAAAGGGTGCAATCATTCCAGCATATAAGGGAAGAAGAAGTTGCCGTGCTTGGAGATAAGATACGGAAGGCATGCGTTACTCAAACCCCTGTTAATGTAAGCGAAATGTTGATTGAAATCTCAGACAACATTATCTCTAGATGTACACTTGGACAGAAGATTGCAGAAGAAGATGGTAAGATGACCTTTGGACAACTATCAAGACAGGTAATGGTGCAGTTGAtgaaattctgtttgggtgatttttTCCCTTATTTGGCATGGGTTGATGTTCTTACGGGATTCATCTCAAGTGTGGAAGGCACTTTCAAAGAATTAGATAGATTTTTTGATCAAGTGATTGAAGACCACAAGACTATAATGGAAAGTGGTGTTGTTGATCAGTCTAATAAGAAAGATTTCGTTGATATTCTCCTCCACCTTCAAAGGGATGGCATGCTCGACTTTGCCTTCACAAAAGATAACCTCAAAGCAATCTtattg GACATGTTTTTAGGAGGAGCTGACACGACTTCGACAGCTTTGGAATGGATAATGGCGGAGCTCATAAAAAACCCAAAGATCATGAAGAAAGCACAAGATGAGATCAGAGGAATTGTGGGCAAGAAGTCACATATAGATCTGGATGACATCAGTAAAATGGACTATCTGAAGTGTGTTATCAACGAATCTCTAAGGCTACATCCACCAACTACTCTTTTAACACCTCGAGAAACAGCAACAACGGTGAAATTCGGAGGTTATGATATTCCACCGAAAACAACTGTATTTGTCAATACATGGGCAATCCAAAGGGATCCGGCTGTATGGGAGAATCCAGACGAGTTCATCCCAGAGAGATTCAAAAATAGTCCATTTGATTTCAGAGGCCAAGATTTTGAATTCCACCCATTTGGAGGAGGGAGAAGGAAATGCCCTGGATTGGCATTTGCTGCTGCTTCCCTTGATTTTCTGATTGCCAACCTCTTATGTTGGTTTGATTGGAGGTTGCCTGGTGATAATGTAAAGCCGGAAGACTTGGACATGGATGAAATTTACGGGCTCACAGTGCCTAAGAAACATCATCTTTATGCGATACCAACACTCTACTCAGCTTGA